One stretch of Bombus terrestris chromosome 5, iyBomTerr1.2, whole genome shotgun sequence DNA includes these proteins:
- the LOC100650035 gene encoding insulin-like growth factor-binding protein complex acid labile subunit isoform X1, which yields MSCRVVESSMMKLPIVLSIVLIFSPLIVVGNIIPIDYETIVNETCKNEILTLYLSSSTNLNENTIVSPTLKCIAIKGYDSRFEDGVFKNVPNLEFLDLSNNEISTHNLFTFGNLLNVKILDLSNQTVNSGYITRIDGVYPELEYLNLRRTRIEELTSSLDNPFPKLKYLDLSENRINSRRSLSINMFSALTHLDLSDNKMYQFSFTRMENLLSLTLDRNAIQSLESSMGIDLTGLEKLEKLSLAYNRISYINSKAIEAMSNLRYLNLSGNLLSTFNFDMLRSVKSLDILVLDNNSLDNVPITAPLNITQLSINRNNIRYLAINTFFYLHSLRKLFIGENKIESIQADAFQNQVLLEELYLNDNQLSYLPIGWCESMKMLRYLNLAGNKFALLESVIYSSDLPVQHLHFERNPLTYINGSLSRLFPVNMTIYLNVNVTSQCKSNIRNEMSKDLDHWY from the coding sequence GAATCCTCCATGATGAAGCTGCCGATCGTCCTCTCGATAGTGTTAATTTTCTCGCCGTTGATTGTAGTTGGAAATATTATTCCTATCGACTACGAAACGATCGTGAATGAGACCTGCAAAAACGAAATTTTAACATTATACTTAAGTAGTTCTACAAACTTGAATGAAAACACTATTGTTTCTCCTACTCTAAAATGTATCGCCATAAAAGGCTACGACTCTAGATTCGAGGATGGAGTTTTCAAAAACGTGCCAAATCTGGAATTCCTTGACCTCAGTAATAATGAGATTTCTACgcataatttatttacttttggtAATCTTTTAAACGTGAAAATACTAGATCTCAGTAATCAAACTGTCAACTCAGGTTATATAACAAGAATAGACGGCGTGTATCCCGaacttgaatatttgaatttaagaCGTACTAGGATAGAAGAGTTAACATCGTCATTGGATAATCCATTTCCAAAACTGAAATATTTGGACCTATCAGAGAATAGAATAAATTCCAGACGGTCTTTGTCGATAAATATGTTCTCCGCATTAACGCACCTTGATCTGAGTGACAACAAAATGtatcaattttcatttacaCGAATGGAAAATCTGTTGTCGTTAACGTTGGATCGTAACGCAATTCAGAGTCTTGAGTCATCTATGGGTATTGATCTGACAGGTCTGGAAAAGTTGGAGAAACTGTCGCTAGCGTACAATAGGATCTCGTACATTAACAGTAAAGCAATTGAAGCAATGTCCAACCTTCGGTATTTGAACCTTTCTGGCAATCTTTTATCAACCTTCAATTTCGATATGCTTAGATCAGTGAAATCTTTAGACATTCTTGTACTAGATAATAATTCGTTGGATAATGTTCCCATAACAGCGCCTCTAAACATAACTCAACTCTCGATaaatcgtaacaatatacgttatttagCGATTAACACCTTTTTCTATCTGCACAGCTTAAGAAAGCTATTTATAGGCGAGAATAAAATCGAGAGCATCCAGGCGGATGCCTTTCAGAATCAAGTGCTGTTAGAAGAGCTATATTTAAATGACAACCAATTAAGTTATTTACCAATAGGTTGGTGTGAATCTATGAAAATGTTGCGATATCTAAATTTGGCGGGGAATAAATTCGCTTTGTTGGAATCAGTGATTTACTCTTCTGATTTGCCCGTGCAACACCTACACTTTGAACGCAACCCTCTTACGTACATTAATGGCAGTTTATCTCGACTGTTTCCAGTAAATATGACGATTTATCTAAACGTTAATGTAACATCTCAGTGTAAGTCAAATATACGTAATGAGATGAGTAAAGATCTAGACCACTGGTACTGA
- the LOC100650035 gene encoding insulin-like growth factor-binding protein complex acid labile subunit isoform X2, translating into MMKLPIVLSIVLIFSPLIVVGNIIPIDYETIVNETCKNEILTLYLSSSTNLNENTIVSPTLKCIAIKGYDSRFEDGVFKNVPNLEFLDLSNNEISTHNLFTFGNLLNVKILDLSNQTVNSGYITRIDGVYPELEYLNLRRTRIEELTSSLDNPFPKLKYLDLSENRINSRRSLSINMFSALTHLDLSDNKMYQFSFTRMENLLSLTLDRNAIQSLESSMGIDLTGLEKLEKLSLAYNRISYINSKAIEAMSNLRYLNLSGNLLSTFNFDMLRSVKSLDILVLDNNSLDNVPITAPLNITQLSINRNNIRYLAINTFFYLHSLRKLFIGENKIESIQADAFQNQVLLEELYLNDNQLSYLPIGWCESMKMLRYLNLAGNKFALLESVIYSSDLPVQHLHFERNPLTYINGSLSRLFPVNMTIYLNVNVTSQCKSNIRNEMSKDLDHWY; encoded by the coding sequence ATGATGAAGCTGCCGATCGTCCTCTCGATAGTGTTAATTTTCTCGCCGTTGATTGTAGTTGGAAATATTATTCCTATCGACTACGAAACGATCGTGAATGAGACCTGCAAAAACGAAATTTTAACATTATACTTAAGTAGTTCTACAAACTTGAATGAAAACACTATTGTTTCTCCTACTCTAAAATGTATCGCCATAAAAGGCTACGACTCTAGATTCGAGGATGGAGTTTTCAAAAACGTGCCAAATCTGGAATTCCTTGACCTCAGTAATAATGAGATTTCTACgcataatttatttacttttggtAATCTTTTAAACGTGAAAATACTAGATCTCAGTAATCAAACTGTCAACTCAGGTTATATAACAAGAATAGACGGCGTGTATCCCGaacttgaatatttgaatttaagaCGTACTAGGATAGAAGAGTTAACATCGTCATTGGATAATCCATTTCCAAAACTGAAATATTTGGACCTATCAGAGAATAGAATAAATTCCAGACGGTCTTTGTCGATAAATATGTTCTCCGCATTAACGCACCTTGATCTGAGTGACAACAAAATGtatcaattttcatttacaCGAATGGAAAATCTGTTGTCGTTAACGTTGGATCGTAACGCAATTCAGAGTCTTGAGTCATCTATGGGTATTGATCTGACAGGTCTGGAAAAGTTGGAGAAACTGTCGCTAGCGTACAATAGGATCTCGTACATTAACAGTAAAGCAATTGAAGCAATGTCCAACCTTCGGTATTTGAACCTTTCTGGCAATCTTTTATCAACCTTCAATTTCGATATGCTTAGATCAGTGAAATCTTTAGACATTCTTGTACTAGATAATAATTCGTTGGATAATGTTCCCATAACAGCGCCTCTAAACATAACTCAACTCTCGATaaatcgtaacaatatacgttatttagCGATTAACACCTTTTTCTATCTGCACAGCTTAAGAAAGCTATTTATAGGCGAGAATAAAATCGAGAGCATCCAGGCGGATGCCTTTCAGAATCAAGTGCTGTTAGAAGAGCTATATTTAAATGACAACCAATTAAGTTATTTACCAATAGGTTGGTGTGAATCTATGAAAATGTTGCGATATCTAAATTTGGCGGGGAATAAATTCGCTTTGTTGGAATCAGTGATTTACTCTTCTGATTTGCCCGTGCAACACCTACACTTTGAACGCAACCCTCTTACGTACATTAATGGCAGTTTATCTCGACTGTTTCCAGTAAATATGACGATTTATCTAAACGTTAATGTAACATCTCAGTGTAAGTCAAATATACGTAATGAGATGAGTAAAGATCTAGACCACTGGTACTGA